One stretch of Rosistilla oblonga DNA includes these proteins:
- the hisH gene encoding imidazole glycerol phosphate synthase subunit HisH: MITIVDYQMGNLRSVSKAIQRVGEETLITSDPGEIASAEKLILPGVGGFKDAIAELNRRDLANPIRDFIDSGRPFLGICLGLQMLFDSSEEGGQHEGLGIIPGEVVRFPADPALKVPHMGWNQVQITQPTPLMQGIEPGTHFYFVHSYYVKPTDRSVVAIEADYGAPFCAAIWRNNLHATQFHPEKSQGNGMKLLKNFVSVDAPGE, encoded by the coding sequence TCGATTACCAAATGGGCAACCTCCGCAGCGTCAGTAAGGCGATCCAACGCGTGGGGGAAGAGACGCTGATCACGTCGGACCCGGGCGAGATCGCGTCGGCGGAGAAGTTGATTCTGCCGGGCGTCGGCGGTTTTAAAGATGCGATCGCAGAACTGAATCGTCGCGACCTAGCCAATCCGATCCGCGATTTCATCGATTCGGGACGCCCCTTTCTCGGAATCTGTCTGGGGCTGCAGATGCTGTTCGACAGTAGCGAAGAAGGGGGACAGCACGAGGGGCTGGGAATCATTCCCGGAGAAGTCGTTCGCTTTCCCGCCGACCCCGCGTTGAAGGTGCCGCACATGGGCTGGAACCAGGTTCAGATCACGCAACCGACGCCGCTGATGCAGGGGATCGAGCCAGGGACGCACTTCTACTTCGTTCACTCCTATTACGTCAAACCAACCGATCGCAGCGTCGTTGCGATCGAAGCCGACTACGGGGCTCCCTTCTGTGCAGCGATCTGGCGTAACAATCTGCACGCGACTCAGTTCCACCCGGAAAAGAGCCAAGGCAACGGGATGAAGTTGCTGAAGAACTTCGTCTCGGTGGATGCGCCCGGCGAGTGA